A single Danio aesculapii chromosome 19, fDanAes4.1, whole genome shotgun sequence DNA region contains:
- the sostdc1b gene encoding sclerostin domain-containing protein 1b translates to MPLNTCEYPLLFLLCFLMKSSHAFKNDATEEFNGQALASGHETPNNASLNRARNGGRRAENRQQTEQHQVGCRELRSTKYISDGQCTSLNPVKELVCAGECLPTHLLPNWIGGGHYWSRRDAQEWRCVTDRTRTQRIKLQCQDGTTRTYKITAVTSCTCKRYTRQNNESSHAPQIPSKDHPLQSPKKKKSKNKNSKLTSKNKEI, encoded by the exons ATGCCCCTAAACACATGCGAATACCCGCTGCTGTTTCTGCTCTGTTTTCTGATGAAAAGCAGTCACGCTTTCAAAAATGATGCTACTGAAGAGTTTAACGGGCAAGCGCTCGCATCGGGTCACGAGACTCCGAATAACGCGTCGCTAAACCGAGCTCGCAACGGAGGAAGGAGAGCAGAGAACCGACAGCAGACCG aacAGCACCAGGTTGGCTGCAGGGAGCTGAGGTCCACGAAATATATATCTGACGGCCAGTGCACCAGCCTGAACCCAGTCAAGGAGTTAGTGTGTGCTGGGGAATGTCTGCCTACCCACCTGCTGCCCAACTGGATAGGTGGAGGTCATTACTGGAGCAGACGAGATGCCCAGGAGTGGCGCTGTGTCACCGACCGCACACGTACCCAGCGCATAAAACTCCAGTGCCAGGACGGCACCACACGCACATACAAAATCACCGCTGTCACCTCCTGCACATGCAAGAGATACACTCGCCAAAACAACGAATCCTCTCATGCACCTCAGATTCCCTCAAAAGATCATCCACTGCAGAGCCccaagaagaaaaaaagcaaaaataaaaactccaaGCTTACTTCTAAAAACAAAGAGATATGA